TGTTCGCTAAGTTCACCCGTTTTTTGTGTAGTACGTGAAGTATTGCGTCTAAGTATCTAGAGAAACACGTAAGGCCGCCGCCGTCACCCACGGCGCTACCAATCCCACAGCGATTAGCAAGGCGCCAAGGAGCGAAAGATGCGCGTCCGCCCCGAGTCCAGCGCTGCTGGCTTCAACCGCTCCGGCGCCAAAGACTAATAGCGGGATAGTCAGGGGCAGCACCAAGAGCGCAATCAGGACACCGCCTCGCCGCAATCCCAGCGTCAAAGCTGCGCCGGTCGCGCCAATCAGGCTCAAGGCCGGCGTACCCAGCAACAAGGATGCAAGCAGCACCAGAATCGAATCGGCCGACAGATCGAACTGCAGCGCGATAACCGGGGCCATCAAGATCAGCGGAACACCGGTCAGCAACCAGTGCGATGCGATCTTCGCCGACACAATCAGCGTCAGCGGGAACGGCGCGAGCACCAATTGCTCGAGCGTGCCATCGCGATGATCCGAGAGGAACAAATGATCGAGTGATAGCAAAGCTGCAAGCAGAGCTGCGACCCAGATGACGCCCGGCGCGATTGTGCGCAGGGTGTCGGGCTCGGGACCAATAGCGAGCGGAAACAGGCTCGTAACCATCACGAAGAACACGAGCGGCGTCAGCGTATCGGCACGGCGGCGCAGGGCCATCCGTATCTCGCGCGCGACCACACTGCGCAGGAGTGCGAAATAGCTTTGTCCGGTCAAGCGCCCAAACGGATCCGCTGAACGGAACGCGCCCGAATCGGCACCTCCTGGTGAGTGGAAATCAGCGCCATATTGCCGGCTGCCAGATGCTCTTCAATCAGGCCTTGCACGATCTCAATCGCGCTCTGATCGAGAGCGGTAAAGGGCTCGTCGAGCACCCAAAGCGGCGCCGGCTCGAGAACCAGGCGGGCAAGCGCGACCCGACGTTTTTGGCCTTGCGACAACCAGCGCACGGGGAGATCGGCTTGCTGGGCGAGCTCCAGCCGCGCGAGCGCATGGTCGATCGTTGTTGCCGCCTTGACTCGCGCCATCGCTGCGTAGAAAGCCAGATTTTCCCGCGCGCTGAGTTCTTCCGATAGGC
Above is a window of Burkholderiales bacterium DNA encoding:
- the ccmA gene encoding cytochrome c biogenesis heme-transporting ATPase CcmA — translated: MLEASQLSCERGHRLLFDGISFQLESGGLLRVSGPNGSGKTSLLRIVCGLISPLRGRLAWKQKPMTVGNEAALDIRYTGHLTGLSEELSARENLAFYAAMARVKAATTIDHALARLELAQQADLPVRWLSQGQKRRVALARLVLEPAPLWVLDEPFTALDQSAIEIVQGLIEEHLAAGNMALISTHQEVPIRARSVQRIRLGA
- the ccmB gene encoding heme exporter protein CcmB, giving the protein MTGQSYFALLRSVVAREIRMALRRRADTLTPLVFFVMVTSLFPLAIGPEPDTLRTIAPGVIWVAALLAALLSLDHLFLSDHRDGTLEQLVLAPFPLTLIVSAKIASHWLLTGVPLILMAPVIALQFDLSADSILVLLASLLLGTPALSLIGATGAALTLGLRRGGVLIALLVLPLTIPLLVFGAGAVEASSAGLGADAHLSLLGALLIAVGLVAPWVTAAALRVSLDT